DNA from Paludisphaera mucosa:
GGGGCGTCCTGCCCCCCCCCGTCCTGTTGGCGGCGGGGGCCCGCAGCGCCTCGATCTCGAAGGGCTGGAGCGCCCACGCCCGGCTCCTGCCGGTCCTGGAGCAGGGCGGCCTCTTCGACGCCGTCAATTTCGGCCTGACCTTCGAGAACGCGTCCAATGCGACGGTGGCGGGGACGTACGTCGAGGTCTTCAACTGCCCGACCGAGACCAACTATCCGACCCAGGACGGCCTCGCCGATTTCCCGACCCTGCCCACGGCCGCGGCCAGCAACTACGCCGTCTGCTCGGGCGACTGGTACGTCTGGGGGGGGTTCGGCGCGGGCACGAATCGATCGGCGTTCACGCCCAACCGGATCCCCCGCACCGCCGAATTCAGCGACGGGCTCAGCGGCACGATCCTGATGAGCGAGGTCCGGACGCGGCAGTATCAGATCACCGAGTGCGGCGGTCAGCTCGTCACCCGATACCCCGAGCAAGTGCCCGGCACGGACATCCCCCTCGAACGGCGGATGCTGGTCCGCGACGAGAGCTATTGCACGCCCTGGACCTCCGGCCACAGCCTCTGGGCGGCGGGGGGCGTCGACCAGACCGGGTTCACCACGGCGGAGCCCCCGAACGCCCCGCTGGTCTCCGACTTCTCGCGCGGCAACGAGTCCGACATCATCGGCACCCGCGAGTGGCTGGGAGGGCCGACCTATGCGGTCGTCGTCGCCCGCAGCCATCACCCCGGGGGCGTGAACACCCTCTTCGGCGACGGCTCCGTCCACTTCATCAAGGATACGATCGACCCTTCGATCTGGCGCGCGCTGGGGACCAAGGCGAGCGGCGAGATCGTCGACTCGGCCGGCTACTAGGATTCCGTCGATCGGACTCGGGGGGCCCGGCTTCCCCCGGGCGGCGCCGGCCTATAATATCCTGGGAAAGCCGCCGCTCCCGCGATCGCCGGGGCGGCGTCGGCGTTTTCGGGGGGCCCGCGAGTTCGATGACGATGCAGCCTGCGAACCCTCCGCTGGAGATCTACCTCCTCGGCGCGGTCGACTTCGGCGAGGTCCAGCAGCTCCAGCGTCGGCTCGTCTACGAGCACGGGGAACGCGGCGGCGCGACGCTGTTGATCTGCGAACACCCCCCCACGCTGAGCGTCGGCCGCACCGGCAGCCGGGCGCACATCGCGCCCGACGACGCGGCGCTCGCGGGGATGGGGATCCGGACGTACTGGGTCAACCGCGGCGGCGGCTGCGTGCTCCACCTTCCGGGCCAGCTCTCCGGCTACTTCGTGACGCCCCTCGACGCGGGCGGCCCGCCGGCCATGCGGCACGTCGACCGGCTGCAGGACGTCCTGCTCGGCGTGCTCGAAGAATTCGAGCTGAGCAAGGAGGCCCGCCGCTCCCCCGACGGCGTCTTCCTGGGGGCGGCGCGGGCGGCGTCGATCGGGGTGGCGGTCAGCCGGGGGATCGCCTACCATGGATTCACGCTCAACGTCGGCCCGTATCTCGACCTGTTCGACGTGCTCGTCGAGCCGGGGCCGGCCGGATCGCCCCTCCGTCAGACGTCGATGGAATCCCGGCGGCAGCGTCCAACCCAGATGTCCAAGGTGCGCGAGGCGTTGGTCCGGCATACGGAACGGGTGTTCCAGCTCGACCGGCACCACCTCTACACGCATCATCCGCGGCTAAGGCGGAAGGTCCTCACCCATGCTTACGCTCCCAGTCCTGGATGAACGTCCGGACGACGGGGACCCCTCCTCGTCCGGCCCGTCGGCCCAGGTCGTCGAGATCGGCCGCAAGCCGCGCCGGCTCCCCGAATGGCTCAAGCGCCCGGTCCCCTCGGGGGGCGGGATGTACTTCGCCAAGAGCCTGATCGGCGAGCTCGGCCTGGAGACGATCTGCGAGTCGGGCAAGTGCCCGAACCGGTCGGAGTGCTGGTCCCGGCGCACGGCCACGTTCATGATCCTGGGCGAGACCTGCACCCGCCCTTGCGGCTTCTGCGCCGTGCGTCGGGGCAAGCCCGAGGCCGTGGCGGCCGACGAGCCCGAACGCGTCGCCGAGGCTTGCGCGCGGCTGAAGCTCCGCCACGTCGTGATCACCTCGGTCACCCGCGACGACCTCCCGGACGGCGGCGCGGACCACTTCCGGCGCTGCATCCTGGCCGTCCGCGAGCGCACCGGGGCCACGATCGAGGTCCTCACCCCCGACTTCAACGGCCGCGAGGACCAGGTTGCGACCGTCCTCGACGCCAAGCCCGAGGTCTTCAACCACAACATGGAGACCGTCGCCCGGCTCCAGCAGCACGTCCGCCGCAAGAGCCAGTACGAGGTCAGCCTGCGCGTGCTGGAGATCGCCAAGAAGCTCAGCCCCGAGACCCGCACCAAGAGCGGATTCATGCTCGGCCTGGGCGAGACCACCGGCGAGCTGCTCGACACCCTGGCCGACCTCCGCTCGGTCGGCTGCAACCTGCTGACGCTCGGCCAGTACCTGCAGCCCTCGCCGCGGCACCTGCCCCCCGAGCGCTACCTGCCGCCGGCCGAGTTCGACGAGCTGGGCCGGCTGGCCCGGCTCATGGGCTTCGACGAGGTCGCCAGCGGGCCGTTCGTCCGCTCCAGCTACCACGCCGACGAGATGGCCAAGGCCTGAGCGAACCCGCGTCCTCCTGCCGGGCTCCATCCCATATTTGAACCTCCCTCCCTTTCGACGAGCTTCCGAGGTGGATCGGGCATGTCAGCGACACTGTTTCAGAAGGTCTGGGACCGCCACGTCCTGAGCGTTACCAACGAGGCGACGCTCCTCTACATCGACCGCCACCTGGTCCACGAAGTGACCAGCCCCCAGGCTTTCGACGGCCTCCGGCTCGCCGACCGCAAGGTGCGGCGCACCGACCTCACGTTCGCCACGATCGACCACAACGTCCCGACCGACGACCAGCTAGACATCCGCGACGCCCTGTCGAAGCGGCAGATCGAGACCCTGCGGGCCAACTGCCGCGAGTTCGGCGTCAACCTCTACGACATCAAGAGCGGCCGCCAGGGGATCGTCCACGTCATCGGCCCCGAGCTGGGCCTGACCCTCCCCGGCTCGACGATCGTCTGCGGCGACAGCCACACCAGCACCCACGGCGCGTTCGGGGCGCTGGCGTTCGGCATCGGCACCAGCGAGGTCGAGCACGTCCTGGCGACCCAGACCCTCTGGCAGGGCAAGCGGCCCGCCGCGCTCGGCGTCGAGGTCACGGGGACGCTCGGCCGCGGCGTCGAGCCCAAGGACGTCATCCTGGCCGTCATCCGCGCCATCGGCACCGCCGGCGGGACGGGGACCGTCATCGAGTACCACGGCCCGGCCATCCGCGCCCTCTCGATGGAAGGCCGGCTGACGATCTGCAACATGTCGATCGAGGCCGGCGCCCGCGCCGGGCTGATCGCCCCCGACGACGTCACTTTCGAATACTTCGCCCGCACCGACCGCCCCTACGCCCCGAAGGGCCGGGCCCTCGAAGCCGCGATCGCCGACTGGAAGACGCTGGCGACCGACCCCGACGCCCCGTTCGACTCGAAGGTCACGATCGACGCCTCGAAGCTCGTGCCCCAGGTCACCTGGGGCACGAACCCCTCGATGACCGTCGACGCCGACGGCCGCATCCCGACGCTCGACGAGCTGCCGACCTCGCTGCGGGCCGAGGCCGACCGGGCCTTCACGTACATGGGGCTGATCCCGGGGACGCTGCTTTCCGAGATCCCGATCGACGTCGTCTTCATCGGCTCGTGCACCAACGGCCGGATCGAGGACCTGCGGGCCGCGGCCCAGGTGATGAAGGGTCGCAAGGTCGCCGCGGGCGTCCGGACGCTCGTCGTCCCCGGCAGCGAACAGGTGCGCAGCCAGGCCCAAGCCGAGGGCCTCGACCGGGTCTTCGAAGAGGCCGGCGCCGAGTGGCGGGAGGCCGGCTGCAGCATGTGCCTGGCGATGAACCCGGACCGGCTCCAGCCCGGCCAGCGCGCCGCCAGCACCAGCAACCGCAACTTCGAGGGCCGGCAGGGGCCGGGCGGGCGGACCCACCTGGTCAGCCCGTCGATGGCCGCCGCCGCCGCCGTCACCGGCCATTTCACCGACGTCCGCCGGCTCCTGGACCGCTGAGCCCCGCCGCCCCCGCGTCCGGACTTTTCACACACGACCGTACGAGAGACGAGATCCCCATGAAGCCGTTCACCGTCCATCGGGGCAAGGTCGCCGTCCTGGACTGGACCGACGTCAACACCGACCTCATCATCCCCGCGCGCTACCTCAAGCGGATCGAGCGGATCGGCTACGGCCCCCTGCTCTTCGCCGACAAGCGCTACGCCCCCGGCGCGGCGCCGCCGATCGACGACCCCGAGCGCCACGGCCCGCTCGACCCGTCCTTCCCGCTCAACCGTCCCGAGAATCAAGGGGCGTCGGTGCTGGTCGTCGGCCGCAACTTCGGCTGCGGATCCAGCCGCGAGCACGCCGTCTGGGCCGTCGCGCAGGGCGGCTTCGCCGTCGTGATCGCGCCCGGCAAGGACGAGGGCTTCGCCGACATCTTCGAGGGCAACGCCCTCAACAACGGCCTGCTCGCCGTCGAGGTCCCCCAGGCCGACTGGGACCGCATCGTCGACGTCGCCGGCGCGGGCGGGGCCGAGGCCGTCGTCGACCTCACGTCGCTCACGATCACCGTCCAGAACGGCCCGGCCGCGGTGGAAGTCCCGTTCCAGATCCCCGAGACCCGCCGCGAACGCCTGCTCCAGGGCCTCGACGCAATCTCCGAGACGCTCCTGCTCGAATCCGACATCGCCCGATACGAGCAGGCGGCCCCCGCCTGGCTCAAGCCCGTGACGAATTGACCGGTCCCTCTTCGGCGGCGGAGGCGACGGCGAGGTCGGCCCGGAACGTGTGCCCCTTGAAGACCCGGAACAGGTAGATCAGCGAGGGGATGAGGACGACCGATCCGCACCCCAGCGCGATCAAGAGCAACTGGTGGACGAGCCGCGGCGCCGCCCCGCGCACCATGTCGAAGTGGGGCGGCACCAGGTAGGGGAACTGGGCCGTCCCCGCCCCCCAGAGGATCATCGCCGCCTGGAACATCGCCGCGAGCCGGGCGACCGAGTACCACCGCAGCCAGAGGGCGGCGATCGCCGTGATCGCCATCGCGCCCGTCGCATACCGCAGCGACGCCCCCCAGGACGAACGGCTCAGGCCCTCGTGCACCAGGGGGGCCTCGATCCCGGCGAGAAAGTAGACGAGCCAGGCCACGGCCCCGAGCGTGACCGCCGAGACCAGCGCCTTGAAGCGGAAGTCCTCCTGCAAGGCGGGATCGTCCGTCTCCAGGGTCAGGTAGACGGCGGCCAGGTAGGCGAAGAGGTTCAGGGCGAACAGGCCCACGGCCAGCGGGAAGGGCCGCAGCCACGTCGCGAAGAGCGGCGCCGCGCCCCCCGCCTCCGCCGCCCGGCCCGGCTCGCCGGTCGCGATCGCGCCGATCACGGCCCCCAGCAGCACGGGCGTGACGACGCTGGGGATCGAGAAGACCCGGTTCCACCGCCGCCGCGCCAGCTCGGTCGCGTCGTAGCTGCGAAAGGTGAA
Protein-coding regions in this window:
- a CDS encoding DUF1559 domain-containing protein, whose protein sequence is MNGRIRAGFTLIELLVVLFIIAVLLALLLPAVQSARETARRLKCTSHLKQMGLAIHNYESSWGVLPPPVLLAAGARSASISKGWSAHARLLPVLEQGGLFDAVNFGLTFENASNATVAGTYVEVFNCPTETNYPTQDGLADFPTLPTAAASNYAVCSGDWYVWGGFGAGTNRSAFTPNRIPRTAEFSDGLSGTILMSEVRTRQYQITECGGQLVTRYPEQVPGTDIPLERRMLVRDESYCTPWTSGHSLWAAGGVDQTGFTTAEPPNAPLVSDFSRGNESDIIGTREWLGGPTYAVVVARSHHPGGVNTLFGDGSVHFIKDTIDPSIWRALGTKASGEIVDSAGY
- a CDS encoding lipoyl(octanoyl) transferase LipB, whose amino-acid sequence is MQPANPPLEIYLLGAVDFGEVQQLQRRLVYEHGERGGATLLICEHPPTLSVGRTGSRAHIAPDDAALAGMGIRTYWVNRGGGCVLHLPGQLSGYFVTPLDAGGPPAMRHVDRLQDVLLGVLEEFELSKEARRSPDGVFLGAARAASIGVAVSRGIAYHGFTLNVGPYLDLFDVLVEPGPAGSPLRQTSMESRRQRPTQMSKVREALVRHTERVFQLDRHHLYTHHPRLRRKVLTHAYAPSPG
- the lipA gene encoding lipoyl synthase; this translates as MLTLPVLDERPDDGDPSSSGPSAQVVEIGRKPRRLPEWLKRPVPSGGGMYFAKSLIGELGLETICESGKCPNRSECWSRRTATFMILGETCTRPCGFCAVRRGKPEAVAADEPERVAEACARLKLRHVVITSVTRDDLPDGGADHFRRCILAVRERTGATIEVLTPDFNGREDQVATVLDAKPEVFNHNMETVARLQQHVRRKSQYEVSLRVLEIAKKLSPETRTKSGFMLGLGETTGELLDTLADLRSVGCNLLTLGQYLQPSPRHLPPERYLPPAEFDELGRLARLMGFDEVASGPFVRSSYHADEMAKA
- the leuC gene encoding 3-isopropylmalate dehydratase large subunit, whose protein sequence is MSATLFQKVWDRHVLSVTNEATLLYIDRHLVHEVTSPQAFDGLRLADRKVRRTDLTFATIDHNVPTDDQLDIRDALSKRQIETLRANCREFGVNLYDIKSGRQGIVHVIGPELGLTLPGSTIVCGDSHTSTHGAFGALAFGIGTSEVEHVLATQTLWQGKRPAALGVEVTGTLGRGVEPKDVILAVIRAIGTAGGTGTVIEYHGPAIRALSMEGRLTICNMSIEAGARAGLIAPDDVTFEYFARTDRPYAPKGRALEAAIADWKTLATDPDAPFDSKVTIDASKLVPQVTWGTNPSMTVDADGRIPTLDELPTSLRAEADRAFTYMGLIPGTLLSEIPIDVVFIGSCTNGRIEDLRAAAQVMKGRKVAAGVRTLVVPGSEQVRSQAQAEGLDRVFEEAGAEWREAGCSMCLAMNPDRLQPGQRAASTSNRNFEGRQGPGGRTHLVSPSMAAAAAVTGHFTDVRRLLDR
- the leuD gene encoding 3-isopropylmalate dehydratase small subunit, which encodes MKPFTVHRGKVAVLDWTDVNTDLIIPARYLKRIERIGYGPLLFADKRYAPGAAPPIDDPERHGPLDPSFPLNRPENQGASVLVVGRNFGCGSSREHAVWAVAQGGFAVVIAPGKDEGFADIFEGNALNNGLLAVEVPQADWDRIVDVAGAGGAEAVVDLTSLTITVQNGPAAVEVPFQIPETRRERLLQGLDAISETLLLESDIARYEQAAPAWLKPVTN
- a CDS encoding cytochrome d ubiquinol oxidase subunit II, with product MGFLTTISPAEGVAAVMLLALIAYALLGGADYGAGVWDLMARGPRAQAQRDLIAHAIGPVWEANHVWLIIIIVLLFTGFPAAFTAVMTTLHVPLSLLLIGIVLRGSAFTFRSYDATELARRRWNRVFSIPSVVTPVLLGAVIGAIATGEPGRAAEAGGAAPLFATWLRPFPLAVGLFALNLFAYLAAVYLTLETDDPALQEDFRFKALVSAVTLGAVAWLVYFLAGIEAPLVHEGLSRSSWGASLRYATGAMAITAIAALWLRWYSVARLAAMFQAAMILWGAGTAQFPYLVPPHFDMVRGAAPRLVHQLLLIALGCGSVVLIPSLIYLFRVFKGHTFRADLAVASAAEEGPVNSSRA